Part of the candidate division WOR-3 bacterium genome is shown below.
TAAAATCTCTATTTAATGAGGGTGATTTTAAAAGAATGGAATCTGTATATCCTACCCTATCCTCTGTTGCATGGACAAGTTTTTTAACAGGTAAAAAACCAGGTTCCCATGGAATTTTTGGATTTATTGATATCCATGATGACCTATCACTTTATATTCCAAATTATAAAGATATAAAAACAAAAACTCTGTTAGAGATTTTTTCTGAAAACAAAAGAAGTGTTTTACATATAAATTTGCCCATAACCTACCCACCTCCTGATATTAAAAACACTTATTGTATTTCTGGATTTATTGCTCCAAAAATTGAAAAAGCTACCTATCCTCAAGAATTAAATAAACTTTTAATAAAAGAAAACTACATAATTGATCTTGACCCTTGGATGGCAAGAGAAGAGAAAAAAAGAGAAGACTTTTATAATAAATTGTTTTTAGCAACAGAAAAAAGATTTAAAGTTTGTGAAGAAATTATGAAAAAAAATTATTTTGATATTATCATTCTCCATATAATGGAACCTGACAGATTATTTCACTTTTTCATTAAAGAAGATAATAAATTAGAAAAATACTTTCATTTTCTTGATGAAAAAATAAAAGAATTTGTTGAAAGAAATGTAAAAGATGAGGATGAACTTATATTGCTTTCCGACCATGGTTTCACTGAACTTA
Proteins encoded:
- a CDS encoding alkaline phosphatase family protein produces the protein MFILGLDGVPFSFLKNYTEKRNLPFLKSLFNEGDFKRMESVYPTLSSVAWTSFLTGKKPGSHGIFGFIDIHDDLSLYIPNYKDIKTKTLLEIFSENKRSVLHINLPITYPPPDIKNTYCISGFIAPKIEKATYPQELNKLLIKENYIIDLDPWMAREEKKREDFYNKLFLATEKRFKVCEEIMKKNYFDIIILHIMEPDRLFHFFIKEDNKLEKYFHFLDEKIKEFVERNVKDEDELILLSDHGFTELKSEINIFPLLKNRGIFKFKIENSQELKDISEDSKAFTMTPGRIYLYKKERFLKAKYKEEEIIKEVENILKDLLNLEGIKDFKSKYEIFGKEFSNIAPDFLLISEKGFDFRAELKNEEIYTSSSLKGTHTFDDAFLFIRGKRILKDNVKIIDVAPTILNILEISNKYNFDGEVIV